The Streptomyces sp. NBC_00459 DNA segment GGTCCCCCACAGACTGCCTCGCGACGTTGTCGGACGCGAGCCGTACTCTGGGGCGCATGCAGAACTCGGCGGACCGGCACGAGTACCCCGCCCACTGGGAGGCGGACGTCGTGCTGCGCGACGGCGGCACCGCCCGTGTCCGGCCCATCACGGCGGACGACGCCGACCGGCTGGTCAGCTTCTACGAGCAGGTGTCGGACGAGTCGAAGTACTACCGCTTCTTCGCGCCCTATCCGCGCCTGTCCGCAAAGGACGTCCACCGCTTCACCCACCACGACTTCGTGGACCGGGTGGGGCTCGCGGCCACGGTCGGCGGCGAGTTCATCGCCACCGTACGCTACGACCGTATTGACGCCGAGGGACTGCCCGCCTCCGGTCCCGCCGGCGAGGCCGAGGTCGCCTTCCTGGTGCAGGACGCGCACCAGGGACGTGGTGTCGCCTCCGCCCTCCTCGAACACATCGCGGCTGTCGCCCGCGAGCGCGACATCCGCCGCTTCGCCGCCGAGGTGCTGCCGGCCAACAGCAAGATGATCAAGGTGTTCACGGACGCCGGGTACACCCAGAAGCGCAGCTTCGAGGACGGTGTCGTACGCCTGGAGTTCGACCTGGAGCCCACCGACCGCTCACTCGCCGTCCAGCGCGCGCGGGAGCAGCGGGCCGAGGCGCGTTCCGTCCGGCGGCTGCTCGCCCCGGGCGCCGTGGCCGTCATCGGCGTCGGCCGTGCCCCCGGCGGAGTCGGCCGCAGCGTCCTCGACCACATCAGGGACGCCGGTTTCACCGGTGACCTGTACGCGGTCAACAGCGCCTTCCCGGAGGAGCAGAAGGACATCGACGGAGTACCGGCGTACCGATCGGTCGGCGACATCGGGGGCCCCGTCGACCTCGCGGTCGTCGCCGTCCCGGCCGAGTACGTCCCCGAGGTCGTCGCCGAGTGCGGTGAGCACGGCGTGCAGGGACTCGTCGTGGTCTCCGCCGGTTACGCCGAGAGCGGCCCCGAGGGACGGGAACGGCAGCGCGAACTGGTGCGGCACGCGCGCACGTACGGGATGCGCATCATCGGCCCCAACGCCTTCGGTGTCATCAACACGGCGGAGGACGTCCGGCTGAACGCGTCGCTCGCCCCGGAGATGCCGAGGCCTGGGCGGATCGGGCTGTTCGCGCAGTCCGGGGCCATCGGAATCGCGCTGCTGTCCCGGCTGCACCGGCGCGGAGGAGGTGTCACCGGGGTCACCGGGGTGTCGACCTTCGTCTCGTCCGGCAACCGCGCCGACGTGTCCGGCAACGACGTACTCCAGTACTGGTACGACGACCCGGACACCGACGTCGTCCTCATGTACCTCGAATCCATCGGCAACCCGCGCAAGTTCACGCGCCTCGCGCGGCGCACGGCGGCGGCGAAGCCGCTGGTCGTCGTACAGGGGACGCGGCATGGCGGTGCCGCTCCCCAGGGGCATGCGGTACGGGCCACGCGGTTGCCGCACGCGACGGTGTCCGAGCTGCTGCGGCAGGCCGGGGTGATCCGGGTGGACACGATCACCGAACTGGTCGACGCGGGGCTGCTGCTGGCACGCCAGCCACTGCCCGCCGGGCCGAGGGTGGCGATCCTGGGGAACTCGGAGTCGCTGGGGCTGCTGACGTACGACGCGTGCCTCTCCGAGGGGTTGCGGCCGTCGGCGCCGCTGGACCTGACCACGGGGGCGTCGCCCGAGGACTTCCACCGGGCGCTGTCCCGGGCGCTGGCGGACGAGGGATGCGACGCGGTCGTCGTCACCGCGATCCCCACGGTGGGGGAGGGTTCCCTCGGCGACGCCGCATTGGCCGAGGCCCTGAGATCGGCCGCGGCGGAGGTTCCCGGGAAGCCGGTGCTGGTGGTCCATGTGGAGCTCGGGGGACTGGCCGAGGCACTGTCGGCCGCGGCCAGTACCGCCCCACGGGCAGGTTCACCGGCAACCGGCACCGCAGCGGCGGAACGCCTGCCGGACGCGGGGGCGGAACGGCAGTCCCCCGCGCCGGTGTCCCGGACGCAGACATCCCCGCCCCCGCCCGCCCCCGAATCCTGCTCCCGGCTGATCCCCGCCTACCCCGCCGCCGAGCGCGCCGTGCGGGCCCTCGGGGAAGCCGTGAAGTACGCGCAGTGGCGGCGGGAGGCCGCCGAGCCAGGCAAGGTGCCCGAGTCCATCGACGCGGACATCGACGAGAAGCGGGCCGCCGAGCTGATCGGCGGACTCCTCGCGCGTGGCCAGGGGCTCACCCTCGGTACGGACGAGACGTGCGAGCTGCTCGGGACGTACGGCATCCCGGTGCGCAGGGCCCTGCCCGCCCCGAGCCCCGAGAGCGCCGTGACCGCCGCGCGGGCCATCGGCTACCCCGTGGCTCTCAAGGCCACCGCCCCCCACCTGCGGCACCGCGCCGACCTGGGCGGCGTACGCCTGGATCTCGCGGACGAGGAGCAACTGCGGCGGGCGTACGCCGAACTGACCGGCCTCTTCGGGAACCCGGATCAGGTGCGGCCCGTGGTGCAGGGGATGGCACCGAGGGGGGTCGACACCGTCGTACGGGCGGTGATCGACCCGGCGGCCGGCGCGGTGCTCTCCTTCGGGCTCGCCGGGCCCGCCTCGCAGCTGCTCGGGGACATCGCGCACCGGCTCGTACCGGTCACCGACCGCGACGCGGCCTCGCTGATCCGCTCGATCCGGACGGCGCCGCTCCTCTTCGGCTGGCGCGGCTCGGCGCCGGTCGACACCGGGGCGCTGGAGGAACTGCTGCTCAGGGTGTCGCGGCTCGTCGACGATCATCCCGAGGTCATCGCGGTGTCCCTGGAGCCGGTGGTCGTCGCGCAGCACGGCCTGAGCGTGCTCGGGGCGTCGGTGCGGCTGGCGCCGCCGCCCGTCCGTGACGACCTGGGTCCCAGGACACTTCCTGTGTACTGAGCGGTGCCTCGCAGCCAGTGGGCCCCCGTAGGATGGGCACATGGCCAAGACCAGTACGTCGACCCAGGGGCTGCGAGCGGCGATCGAGCGCAGCGGCTACTACCCGGCCCTCGTGGCCGAGGCGGTGGAGGCCGCGATCGGCGGCGACTCCATCCGGTCGTACCTGGTCCACCAGGAGACGACATTCGACGCGAACGAGGTGCGTCGGCACGTGACCGTGCTCGTCCTCACGGGCAACCGTTTCATCGTCAGCCACACCGACGAGCAGGCCGAGGACACCACGTCCCCGACGCCGTACGCCACCACGTCCACGGAATCCGTGAAGCTGGGCCGGATCTCGTCCGTCGTCGTCAGCAGGGTCGTCGCCAACCCGGAGTCGTACGCGCCGGGCACGCTGCCCCGAGAGGTCGTCCTGACCATCGGCTGGGGCGCCGTCTCCCGCATCGACCTGGAGCCCGCCGCCTGTGGCGACCCCAACTGCGAGGCGGACCACGGCTACACCGGCAGTTCGACGGCGGACGACCTGAGCCTGCGCGTCAGCGAGGCCGGTGACGGCCCGGAGACCGTCCGCCAGGCCCTCGTCTTCGCCCAGGCCCTCTCGGAGGCGACCGCGGACGTCCCCCGCTGATGGCGCAGCCGACCGCCTGGGACTACCCGGAACCGCTCGCCGTGTCCTCCGCCCCCGTCCCGCACTACGGCACCGGCTCGCTCGCCGACCTGCTGCCCACCCTGGCCGCCGGCATGGACGTACCGGGTATGTCCGCGGCTATCCCGGAACTGGCGCCCGCCGACCGGAACTGCGTGTTCCTGATCGACGGACTGGGCTGGGAGCAACTCCGGGACCACCCGGACGAGGCTCCCTTCATGAGCTCGCTCATGAGCAGCTCGCGCGGTGGCACGGGCCGCCCGATCACCACCGGCTACCCGGCGACCACCGCGACCTCCCTCGCCTCCGTGGGCACCGGGCTGCCGCCGGGCGCGCACGGCCTGCCCGGCTACACCGTGCGCGATCCGGCCACCGGCGAGCTGATGAACCAGCTGCGCTGGCAGCCGTGGACGGACCCGCGCGCGTGGCAGCCGTACCCCACGGTGTTCCAGCTGGCGGACGCGGCCGGGGTGCACACGGCCCAGGTCTCCTCGCCGACCTTCGAGAACACCCCGCTGACGAAGATCGCGCTCAGCGGTGGGACGTTCCGTGGGAAGCTCGCGGGTGAGGACCGGATGGACCTCGCGGCCGAGCAACTGGCCGCGGGCGACCGCTCGCTGGTCTACACGTACTACGCGGAGGTGGACGGCAAGGGCCATCGCTTCGGCGTCGACTCGGACGCCTGGCGCGGTCAGCTCATGTACGTCGACCGGCTCGTCCAGCGGCTGGCCGAACAACTCCCGCCGCGCACCGCGCTGTACGTCACCGCCGACCACGGCATGATCGACATCCCGTTCGACGAGCAGCACCGCATCGACTTCGACGAGGACTGGGAACTGCGCGCCGGCGTGGCGTTGTTGGGCGGCGAGGGCCGCGCACGGCACGTGTACGCGGTGCCGGGAGCCGAGGCCGACGTACTGACCTGCTGGCGTGAGGTGCTCGGCGAGCAGTTCTGGGTGGCCTCGCGCGACGAGGCGATCGCGGCGGGCTGGTTCGGACCGACGGTCGAGGAACGGGTGTACGGGCGGATCGGCGACGTGGTGGCGGCGGCCCGGGACGACGTCCTGATCGTCGCCTCCGAGCGGGAGCCGAGGGAGTCGGCGATGGTCGGCAACCACGGCTCGATGACCCCTGCGGAACAGCTGGTCCCGCTCCTGCAAGTACGCTCCTGAGGCCCGTCCCTGCCCGACAGCCCCTGCCCAGCCTTCCCGCCGTCCTCCTGTCCTGCGCGTATCTCGCCGAAAGGTGCTCGACCTCCCATGCCCGAGCTGGTGTTCTTCTCCGGAACGATGGACTGCGGGAAGTCGACGCTGGCGCTCCAGATCGGGCACAACCGGTCCGCACGGGGGCTCCAGGGCGTGATCTTCACGCGCGACGACCGGGCGGGCGAGGGCAAGCTCTCCTCGCGGCTGGGTCTGGTGACGGAGGCGGTCGAGGCGGCCGTGGGTATGGATCTGCACGCCTATCTGGTGGACCAGATGTCCAGGGGCGGCAAGGTCGACTACGTGATCGTGGACGAGGCGCAGTTCCTCGCGCCGCAGCAGATCGACCAGTTGGCGCGGGTGGTCGACGACCTCGGCCTGGACGTCTTCGCGTTCGGCATCACCACCGACTTCCGCACGAAGCTCTTCCCTGGCTCCCAGCGGCTGATCGAGCTGGCGGACCGGATCGAGACCCTCCAGGTGGAGGCGATGTGCTGGTGCGGGGCACGGGCCACGCACAACGCGCGCACCGTGGGGGGCGTGATGGTCGTGGAGGGTGAGCAGGTCGTCGTGGGTGATGTGAACCGGCCGGCCGAGGAGATCGGCTACGAGGTGCTGTGCCGACGCCATCACCGGCGCCGTATGACGAGCGCCTCCGCGCACGCCTCCGTGATCTCTCCGGACGTCCTGCCGGTCAATTCGGCCTGATCGTTCTCCTCGGCGGTGCTTTCCGGCCGTTCTCGATACGATGAAGGTCACAATAACGTATCGGGCATTTCGCGCTTCAACCTTCACCTGAAGCACACAAGTTGGCTAAGTTGACCTCCGAACACCTTCCTAAACCTGCTGTCCGCACCTGACAGTTGGCTGGGGGGACGTACCACGGAAGGAGCTCGTCCCGCATGGCGCCGGAACGAACCCGAGATGATGGGCCGAGCCGTGAGGAGGTCCAGCAACGGATCAACAGCCTCTACGACCAGGCCGAGAGCTTCACCGGGACCTTCAACGCCACCCGCGCGATGAAGCTGGGCATTCGCAGGCGCGTCAACCCCGCGCCGGAGGCCGCGCGCAGGCGCTCCGATCCCGCCCTCGACGAGGTCGCCCGACCGTGGTTCGACGTGGGCCGCTCCCAGTTGGGCCCGACCGTGCCGGCAGTGCTGCCGCCCGACAGGAGGCCGGCCCGCGCGGCAGAGGAACGGCCCGCCCGACCGGCAGGACCGAACGTCGAACTGACCGCCCTTCCCGTGGCGGAGTTGTCCGCCGGACCTGTCGCCGCGCTGCCCGCCGGGCCGACCGCCGCTCTTCCGCCCGGGCCCATGGCCGAGCTGCCGCCCGCACCGGTCGCCGAACTTCCCGCCGCACCCATGGCCGCGCTGTCGGCCGTGCCCGCACCGCGCCGGGAAGCTCCGGGCGGCCTGGACTCGCTTTCGGCCGAGCCCAGCTGGTTCCCGTCGCCCGCCCAGGGCGCCGCTCCGCTCCCGGTGGCCGGTTCCCTGCCCGTCGAGGACGCCTGGCGCCTCCCCAACCGCGTCGAACAGCCTCGCCCCCAGCCCGCCGAGGAGTGGCAACTGCCCCAGCCGGTCGGCCTGAGCGCGGACGCGTTCCTCGACGCCGGCACGCCCCTCTACGCGGGCACGCTCCGCGACGGGGACTACGCCCTCGTCACCGAGCTCCCCCTCGTCACCGAACCGTTCCCGGTCGCCGACCCGTTCCCCGCGACGGACACGCCCTACGGAACGCACACGCCGGCGCACGGTACCCAGACGTACTACGGCACCCAGACGCCGCCGCACGGCACGCAGACGTCCTACGCCACGGGGACCTACTACCTCGGCACCGAGTCATTTCCGGGCCCCGGGACCGGCGCGAGTATCGGCAACGGCCTCGCGTTGGGCCTGGAGCCCGGCGCGAAGGCGGCGAAGGCGGTCGCCTTCGCCCGTGCGCAGATCGGCAGACCGTGCGTCTGGGGCGCGGTCGGGCCGGGGTCGTACGACAACTCCGGTCTCATCCAAGCCGCGTGGAAGGCCGCCGGGGTCGCGCTCCCGCGTTCCGTGCACGAGCAGGCGAGCGCCGGCATGGCGATCAACATCGCCGATGTCCGGCCCGGTGACCTCGTCTTCTTCCACGGCGAAGCGGGTCAGGTCGGTCACGTGGGCATCTTCGTCGGCGACGGCATGATGATGCACGCACCGAGTCCGGGTGCGCGGGTGCGCGACGACTCGATCTTCGCGGCCGGCGAGGCGGCGATCCACAGCGTCCTGCGGCCCGCGTAGGCGCCCTTCCAGGGGGCCGTCAGCGTGCCCCCTGGATCAGCGAGAACATCGCCCCCTCCGGGTCCGTCACCGTCGCCACGCGGCCGTGTGCGCCGTCGTGCGGGGGCTCGACGACATGGCCGCCCAGGTCCACCAGGCGGGTGGCCGCCGTATCCGTGTCGGCGACCTCGAAGTACGTCATCCAGTGCGGGCCCCGGTCGCGGGGCAGGAGGTTGCCCACGCCGTGGATGCCGGCGACCGGGCGGCCCTCGACGTGCAGGGTGACGTAGTCGAGGTCCGCCGACACCACGGGCTCTCCCTCGTAGCCGAAGACGGTCTTGTAGAACTTGGCCACGCTCGACGAGTCACGCGTGACCAGCTCGTTCCAGGCGGGAGTGCCGGGGACGCCGGTGATGCCCGTGCCCAGATGGGCGGCGGTCTGCCAGATGCCGAACACCGCACCCATCGGGTCGGAGGCGATCGCCAGCCGGCCCGCCTCGGCAGCGTCCAGGGGGCCCACGCCCACGGTGCCGCCCGAGTGCCGGACCATCTCCGCCGTGAGATCCACATCGTCCGATGCGAGGTACGGCGTCCAGGCGACGGGAAGGTGGCGGTCCGGCGGCAGCTGGCCGATGCCGGCCACCTCCTGGCCGTCGAGCAGGGCCCGTACGTACCAGCCGAGCTGCTGCGGGCCCAGCTCGAACTCCCAGCCGAACAACTCCCCGTAGAAGTCCTGGGTCGCCGTCATGCCGTGCACCATCAGACTCACCCAGCAGGGTGTGCCGGGCGCGTGCCGGGCCGGCGCTTCGCTGTTCCGGTCGGCCGACTCCCGTGCCTCGGTCATCGTCACTCTCTCCTCGACCCCTCGCGGTGGCCGTGTCACTTCCGCTGTCCGCCGCGTCGGCGGACCTGCCGCACACCGTCATACGGCGCGCTCCGTCGCCTATGTCGGTCGTGCCGTACTGCGTGCCCGCGTACCCGCACGCTCCGTGCCGATGCTCGCACCACCCGCGGTACCGCGCGCCCGGGCCGCGCCGATACCGCACGTCCTCGTCCTGAGGGTGCCCGAATCGGCGTTTCCTGCCTGTTTCCGCTCAATTGCCGCAAGGTGTACATCGGTCGTACAGCATGTGCTCGATCCCGTACGCCGTGTGATCGAACCTGTCCGGCGGGAGAGTAGCCCGACCTGACCGCTGCGGCCACCCCGTGCGTAAGGATGGAGCCATGAACGCCATCATCTCCGCACCCGAGCTCGTGAACGAGCTGGCCGGTTCCAACCCGCCGGTCCTGCTCGACATCCGCTGGCAGCTGAGCATGCCCACCGCGGGGCCCTTCGACGGGCGCGCCGAGTACGCCGACGGGCACCTGCCCGGTGCGGTCTTCGTCGACCTGGACCGGGAGCTCGCCTCGGCGGCCGGACCGGCCGGCCGGCATCCGCTGCCCGATCCGGAGGCGTTCGGCGCGGTCATGCGCCGCGCGGGCGTCTCGTCCGGAGTCCCGGTCGTCGTGTACGACGGCGGACAGGGCTGGGCGGCGGCCCGCGCATGGTGGCTGCTGCGCTGGACGGGTCACCCGGACGTGCGGGTCCTGGACGGCGGGTTGCCGTCCTGGGAGGGGGCGCTCGACACGGACGTGCCGGCGCCCGCCGCGGGCGACTTCACGCCGGTGCCGGGAGCGGTGGGGCTGCTCGACGCCGACGGCGCCGCCGCGCTGGCCCGCTCCGGGCTGCTGCTCGACGCGCGCGCGGGGGAGCGCTACCGGGGCGAGGTCGAGCCCATCGACCGGGTCGGCGGACACATCCCGGGCGCGGTCTCGGCGCCCACGAACGAGAACGTGGGGGCGGACGGCCGCTTCCTTCCCGCGGACGAGCTGGCGGCCCGTTTCAAGACCCTGGGCGCGGCGGACGCCACCGCGGTGGGCGTGTACTGCGGATCGGGTGTCTCGGGCGCCCACGAGGTCCTGGCGCTGGCGGTCGCGGGCATTCCGGCCGCGTTGTACGTCGGCTCCTGGTCGCATTGGTCCGGCGATCCGGCGCGGCCCGTGGCCGTGGGGCCCGACCCGCAGTAGCGCAGCAGTTCGGCCGACGGTTGCAGCGTTCGGCCGAATGGGGGGCGTGACCGACTGTGGGGCCGCATCCGACGGACGCGGCCCCACAGTCGTACGAATAGCCCGTACGGGCGACTACTCCTTGTTCTTCCGGCGGGTGCCGAACACGATCTCGTCCCAACTCGGTACCGCCGCTCTGCGGCCGGGACGGACGCCGTCCGCCTCGGCCTGGCGGTCGGTGGCGCCGACCAGGCGGTCGCGATGGGCGCCGACAGAGCGGGGCATGAGCACGTCCGCGTACGCGGAACCGGCCGAGGCCGCAGGGGCCGGGGGCTCCTCCAACTCGGGCTCTGGTACCGGCTCCTCCGTGGTATCCGTGGAGGAGGGTCGTTCCGGCACGACCATGTCGCCGCGGAAACTCGGTACCGCTTCCAGGAGGCTCGTCAGCGAGTCACGCTCGCTCGCGGTCACGCCCTCCTCGGTGAGCTCGGACGACGGCGTGGGCAGGACCGGACGGTCCAGCGGGCGGTCGCGCGGCAGCCGGGCGATGCGCGGTACGAACGGGAAACTGGGCTCGGGCGCCGCGAGGTCGTCCGACTCGCCGATCAGCGAACGGGCTTCATCGTCGACGGCCTGGACGAGCCGCCGGGGCGGGTCGTACGTCCAGCTGGCCGAGTGCGGTTCACCGGCGACCAGGTAGACCAGGAGGACTTCCCAGGTGCCGTCGTCGCGGCGCCAGGAGTCCCACTGGACGGTCTCCTTGTCGGCGCCACGGATCGTCAGCCGCTCCTGCACGGCCTCGCCGAGCTGTGGACCGGCGTTCTCACCGGGCCGACGGACCGGAGTCTTCCGGGCCCGCTCGGCCATGAAGGCTCGTTCGGCCAGCACGGGCCCCTCGAAGCGGCGTACGCGGTCGACCGGAATCCCGGCGAGCTGCGCCACCTCTTCCGCGGACGCGCCGGCACGTATGCGTGCCTGGATGTCGCGGGGGCGGAGATGACTCTCCACCTCGATCTCGATCTGGCCGAGGCGGGGACGGTCGCCGCGTACGGCGGCGCGCAGACGCTCATCGATCGGAAGCGTGTACTCCGTGCTGTCCGCAGCCTTCAGCACCAGCCGTGTGCCGTCGTTAGAGACGGCCACGACACGCAGTTCGGGCATGGGGACCTCCCGGGTGGTGCCTGCCGACGTCACGTGCGTCGCTGCTTCCGCTAGTCGAGTGTGGCCTGCCCGGGTGCAGCCTGCCACAACCTTGCCGAGTTGCCCGGCGTGTCGGGCGGGTGCCCGCGATCGCCGTTATGCCACGGTTATCTATTCGCAACGCTAAGTGACAAACTCCGTCACCCTGTGCAACGAGCCCCCTCTTGGCGATCCTGGAAGGCCCCGGACGCCCAGGCGGGAGACCGGACCCAGGGCTCGCAACAGTACTCCATTTGGGCCACGTGCGTGGATTGGCACGCCACCCAATTCCTGCCGGGGAGTGCGAGTTGGCCGTTCTCCCGCCGGTTCCGTGACCTCGGGCGCAGCACAGTTCACGTAAACATCGGAAACGGAACCAATTGCTTCGCTACGCGCCGAGAACCCGTCGCAAGTAGTCGTTCTGGAACAGGCGTTCAGGGTCGAGTCGGTCCCGCAGTGCGGTGAACTCCCCGAAGCGCGGGTAGACCCCGGCGAAGTACTCGGCGTCCCGGGTGTGCACCTTGCCCCAGTGCGGCCGTCCCTCGTGCGCCGTGAAGATGCGCTCGGCGGCGGTGAAGTACGCCTGGTAGGGCGTCCCGCGGAACATGTGGACGGCGACGTAGGCACTGTCGCGGCCCGAGGCGGTGGAGAGGGCGATGTCGTCCGCGGGGGCCGTGCGCACCTCCACGGGGAAGCTGATCCGCATGCCCGACCGGTCGACCATCGCCTTGAGTTCGCGCAGCGTCGCCACCAGGGCCTCGCGCGGAACGGCGTACTCCATCTCCACGAAGCGCACCCGGCGCGGTGACGTGTAGACCTTGTACGGGATGTCGGTATAGGTCCGCGCGGACAGGGCCTTGCTGGAGATCTGGGCGATCGCCGGGATCGTGGCGGGCACCGTGCGGCCGACCAACTGGGCCGCCTGGAAGACGCCGTTGGAGAGGAACTCGTCCTCGATCCAGCCGCTGATCCGGCTGACCGGCTTCTCGGGGCCGGCGCTGCGGTTGTTGCGCTTGGTGTTGGTGTTGCCGGTGTGCGGGAACCAGTAGAACTCGAAGTGCTCGTTCTCGGCCCAGAGTTCGTCGAAGGCGGCGGTGACCTTGTCGAAGGTCATCGGCTCCTCGCGGGCGGTGAGCAGAAAGAGGGGCTCCACGGCGAACGTGATCGCGGTGATGATCCCCAGGGCGCCGATGCCGACCCGGGCGGCGGCGAAGACCTCCGGGTTCTCCTTCTCGGAGCAGACGAGCAGGGAACCGTCCGCGGTCACCAGCTCAAGTCCCTTGATCTGGGCGGCTATCGAGCCGGACTCGCGGCCTGTGCCGTGCGTGCCGGTGCTGGTGGCGCCGGAGACCGTCTGCTCCATGATGTCGCCCATGTTCGTGAGCGACAGACCCTCGCGGGCGAGGGCCATGTTGAGTCTCTTGAGCGGAGTGCCCGCCTCGACCGTGACCGTCAGGTTCTCGCGGTCAAT contains these protein-coding regions:
- a CDS encoding bifunctional acetate--CoA ligase family protein/GNAT family N-acetyltransferase, translated to MQNSADRHEYPAHWEADVVLRDGGTARVRPITADDADRLVSFYEQVSDESKYYRFFAPYPRLSAKDVHRFTHHDFVDRVGLAATVGGEFIATVRYDRIDAEGLPASGPAGEAEVAFLVQDAHQGRGVASALLEHIAAVARERDIRRFAAEVLPANSKMIKVFTDAGYTQKRSFEDGVVRLEFDLEPTDRSLAVQRAREQRAEARSVRRLLAPGAVAVIGVGRAPGGVGRSVLDHIRDAGFTGDLYAVNSAFPEEQKDIDGVPAYRSVGDIGGPVDLAVVAVPAEYVPEVVAECGEHGVQGLVVVSAGYAESGPEGRERQRELVRHARTYGMRIIGPNAFGVINTAEDVRLNASLAPEMPRPGRIGLFAQSGAIGIALLSRLHRRGGGVTGVTGVSTFVSSGNRADVSGNDVLQYWYDDPDTDVVLMYLESIGNPRKFTRLARRTAAAKPLVVVQGTRHGGAAPQGHAVRATRLPHATVSELLRQAGVIRVDTITELVDAGLLLARQPLPAGPRVAILGNSESLGLLTYDACLSEGLRPSAPLDLTTGASPEDFHRALSRALADEGCDAVVVTAIPTVGEGSLGDAALAEALRSAAAEVPGKPVLVVHVELGGLAEALSAAASTAPRAGSPATGTAAAERLPDAGAERQSPAPVSRTQTSPPPPAPESCSRLIPAYPAAERAVRALGEAVKYAQWRREAAEPGKVPESIDADIDEKRAAELIGGLLARGQGLTLGTDETCELLGTYGIPVRRALPAPSPESAVTAARAIGYPVALKATAPHLRHRADLGGVRLDLADEEQLRRAYAELTGLFGNPDQVRPVVQGMAPRGVDTVVRAVIDPAAGAVLSFGLAGPASQLLGDIAHRLVPVTDRDAASLIRSIRTAPLLFGWRGSAPVDTGALEELLLRVSRLVDDHPEVIAVSLEPVVVAQHGLSVLGASVRLAPPPVRDDLGPRTLPVY
- a CDS encoding DUF5998 family protein: MAKTSTSTQGLRAAIERSGYYPALVAEAVEAAIGGDSIRSYLVHQETTFDANEVRRHVTVLVLTGNRFIVSHTDEQAEDTTSPTPYATTSTESVKLGRISSVVVSRVVANPESYAPGTLPREVVLTIGWGAVSRIDLEPAACGDPNCEADHGYTGSSTADDLSLRVSEAGDGPETVRQALVFAQALSEATADVPR
- a CDS encoding alkaline phosphatase family protein — translated: MAQPTAWDYPEPLAVSSAPVPHYGTGSLADLLPTLAAGMDVPGMSAAIPELAPADRNCVFLIDGLGWEQLRDHPDEAPFMSSLMSSSRGGTGRPITTGYPATTATSLASVGTGLPPGAHGLPGYTVRDPATGELMNQLRWQPWTDPRAWQPYPTVFQLADAAGVHTAQVSSPTFENTPLTKIALSGGTFRGKLAGEDRMDLAAEQLAAGDRSLVYTYYAEVDGKGHRFGVDSDAWRGQLMYVDRLVQRLAEQLPPRTALYVTADHGMIDIPFDEQHRIDFDEDWELRAGVALLGGEGRARHVYAVPGAEADVLTCWREVLGEQFWVASRDEAIAAGWFGPTVEERVYGRIGDVVAAARDDVLIVASEREPRESAMVGNHGSMTPAEQLVPLLQVRS
- a CDS encoding thymidine kinase, encoding MPELVFFSGTMDCGKSTLALQIGHNRSARGLQGVIFTRDDRAGEGKLSSRLGLVTEAVEAAVGMDLHAYLVDQMSRGGKVDYVIVDEAQFLAPQQIDQLARVVDDLGLDVFAFGITTDFRTKLFPGSQRLIELADRIETLQVEAMCWCGARATHNARTVGGVMVVEGEQVVVGDVNRPAEEIGYEVLCRRHHRRRMTSASAHASVISPDVLPVNSA
- a CDS encoding C40 family peptidase; this encodes MAPERTRDDGPSREEVQQRINSLYDQAESFTGTFNATRAMKLGIRRRVNPAPEAARRRSDPALDEVARPWFDVGRSQLGPTVPAVLPPDRRPARAAEERPARPAGPNVELTALPVAELSAGPVAALPAGPTAALPPGPMAELPPAPVAELPAAPMAALSAVPAPRREAPGGLDSLSAEPSWFPSPAQGAAPLPVAGSLPVEDAWRLPNRVEQPRPQPAEEWQLPQPVGLSADAFLDAGTPLYAGTLRDGDYALVTELPLVTEPFPVADPFPATDTPYGTHTPAHGTQTYYGTQTPPHGTQTSYATGTYYLGTESFPGPGTGASIGNGLALGLEPGAKAAKAVAFARAQIGRPCVWGAVGPGSYDNSGLIQAAWKAAGVALPRSVHEQASAGMAINIADVRPGDLVFFHGEAGQVGHVGIFVGDGMMMHAPSPGARVRDDSIFAAGEAAIHSVLRPA
- a CDS encoding VOC family protein gives rise to the protein MTEARESADRNSEAPARHAPGTPCWVSLMVHGMTATQDFYGELFGWEFELGPQQLGWYVRALLDGQEVAGIGQLPPDRHLPVAWTPYLASDDVDLTAEMVRHSGGTVGVGPLDAAEAGRLAIASDPMGAVFGIWQTAAHLGTGITGVPGTPAWNELVTRDSSSVAKFYKTVFGYEGEPVVSADLDYVTLHVEGRPVAGIHGVGNLLPRDRGPHWMTYFEVADTDTAATRLVDLGGHVVEPPHDGAHGRVATVTDPEGAMFSLIQGAR
- a CDS encoding sulfurtransferase — translated: MNAIISAPELVNELAGSNPPVLLDIRWQLSMPTAGPFDGRAEYADGHLPGAVFVDLDRELASAAGPAGRHPLPDPEAFGAVMRRAGVSSGVPVVVYDGGQGWAAARAWWLLRWTGHPDVRVLDGGLPSWEGALDTDVPAPAAGDFTPVPGAVGLLDADGAAALARSGLLLDARAGERYRGEVEPIDRVGGHIPGAVSAPTNENVGADGRFLPADELAARFKTLGAADATAVGVYCGSGVSGAHEVLALAVAGIPAALYVGSWSHWSGDPARPVAVGPDPQ
- the sepH gene encoding septation protein SepH, with the translated sequence MPELRVVAVSNDGTRLVLKAADSTEYTLPIDERLRAAVRGDRPRLGQIEIEVESHLRPRDIQARIRAGASAEEVAQLAGIPVDRVRRFEGPVLAERAFMAERARKTPVRRPGENAGPQLGEAVQERLTIRGADKETVQWDSWRRDDGTWEVLLVYLVAGEPHSASWTYDPPRRLVQAVDDEARSLIGESDDLAAPEPSFPFVPRIARLPRDRPLDRPVLPTPSSELTEEGVTASERDSLTSLLEAVPSFRGDMVVPERPSSTDTTEEPVPEPELEEPPAPAASAGSAYADVLMPRSVGAHRDRLVGATDRQAEADGVRPGRRAAVPSWDEIVFGTRRKNKE
- a CDS encoding D-arabinono-1,4-lactone oxidase — protein: MNSTVSGKSGTWRNWAGNVTARPAREVTPASVEELSAAVRQAAADGLKVKAVGTGHSFTATAATDGVLIRPQLLTGIRNIDRENLTVTVEAGTPLKRLNMALAREGLSLTNMGDIMEQTVSGATSTGTHGTGRESGSIAAQIKGLELVTADGSLLVCSEKENPEVFAAARVGIGALGIITAITFAVEPLFLLTAREEPMTFDKVTAAFDELWAENEHFEFYWFPHTGNTNTKRNNRSAGPEKPVSRISGWIEDEFLSNGVFQAAQLVGRTVPATIPAIAQISSKALSARTYTDIPYKVYTSPRRVRFVEMEYAVPREALVATLRELKAMVDRSGMRISFPVEVRTAPADDIALSTASGRDSAYVAVHMFRGTPYQAYFTAAERIFTAHEGRPHWGKVHTRDAEYFAGVYPRFGEFTALRDRLDPERLFQNDYLRRVLGA